From one Candidatus Acididesulfobacter guangdongensis genomic stretch:
- a CDS encoding 30S ribosomal protein S16, producing the protein MSVKIRLARVGSHKKPYYRIVAASCEKSATKKFIEILGTYNPHLDPADFKINKDKFDKWMSLGAQPSDTVKSLIKKNSKLAAIN; encoded by the coding sequence GTGTCGGTAAAAATCAGATTAGCTAGAGTAGGTTCTCACAAAAAACCATATTATCGTATTGTTGCGGCATCATGCGAAAAATCGGCTACCAAGAAATTCATTGAGATTTTAGGGACTTATAATCCACATCTTGATCCGGCTGATTTTAAAATAAACAAAGACAAGTTTGACAAATGGATGAGTCTTGGCGCTCAGCCTTCCGATACGGTCAAATCTTTAATTAAAAAAAATAGTAAGTTAGCTGCCATAAATTAA
- the rimM gene encoding 16S rRNA processing protein RimM: MSEYIAVGSIIKPHGIKGEIVVRFFNPDFIFNEQLIKTKELMLYVSDSGNYTEKAAGVGFNRINIGNHQENCKDCKDDSANIFSNVLKSKTGYMPLFIEGIKKGNKQYFIKIENINSIEDAEKFRNAKVFTKKEQLRLEENEYLVSDLIGLKCLNILNQDLGSVTEIYQGDTDIAEIQSKDALYFLPMTDDNIQEIDIKNKVIIVKNENLYKI; the protein is encoded by the coding sequence ATGTCTGAGTATATTGCTGTAGGCAGCATCATTAAACCCCACGGTATTAAAGGGGAGATTGTCGTGAGATTTTTTAATCCCGACTTTATTTTTAATGAACAGTTGATTAAAACCAAAGAATTAATGCTGTATGTGTCGGATTCTGGCAATTATACTGAAAAAGCAGCGGGCGTCGGTTTTAATAGAATCAATATCGGAAATCATCAAGAAAATTGTAAAGATTGTAAAGACGATAGCGCGAATATTTTTTCAAATGTTTTAAAATCAAAAACAGGCTATATGCCGTTATTTATCGAAGGAATAAAAAAAGGGAATAAACAATATTTTATTAAAATAGAAAATATTAATAGCATTGAAGACGCCGAAAAATTTAGAAATGCTAAAGTTTTTACAAAAAAAGAGCAGCTGCGTCTTGAAGAAAACGAATATCTGGTTTCCGATTTAATAGGCTTAAAATGTTTGAACATTTTAAATCAAGACTTAGGCAGCGTTACGGAAATATATCAGGGCGATACCGACATTGCGGAGATACAATCGAAAGATGCCTTGTATTTTTTGCCTATGACGGACGATAATATTCAGGAAATAGATATTAAAAACAAAGTCATAATAGTAAAAAACGAAAACTTATATAAAATATAA
- the trmD gene encoding tRNA (guanosine(37)-N1)-methyltransferase TrmD yields the protein MKKVIDIISIMPDYFSSFISTGLISRAIKENIIEINIINPRDFTQDKHRRVDDKVYGGGAGQLLMPEPIVKAWEHANNVYQKKVVVNGYNADLEEAADAEKPLLPSSSVIMSASGRLLNSTLAKQLASNDHLVIICGRYEGIDARVAEFTESMEVSIGDYILSGGEIASIVLIETVCRYYSGFMGNTESLTEESYSADLCDKKGKQLLEYPQFTKPRNFRNLEVPEVLLSGNHKHINEWRLKNAIAKTVKNRPEFLSN from the coding sequence ATGAAAAAAGTAATTGACATTATTTCTATAATGCCTGATTATTTTAGTTCTTTTATATCAACAGGATTAATCAGCAGGGCTATTAAAGAAAATATCATTGAAATTAATATAATCAACCCGAGAGATTTCACGCAGGACAAGCACCGCAGAGTTGACGATAAAGTGTACGGCGGCGGAGCCGGTCAGCTCTTAATGCCTGAGCCTATTGTTAAAGCATGGGAACATGCAAACAATGTTTATCAAAAGAAGGTCGTTGTCAACGGCTATAACGCTGATTTAGAAGAGGCTGCCGACGCAGAAAAGCCGTTGCTGCCGTCTTCATCTGTAATAATGTCTGCATCAGGAAGGTTATTAAATTCAACGCTTGCAAAACAGCTTGCATCAAATGACCATTTAGTGATTATTTGCGGACGATATGAAGGTATAGACGCACGCGTTGCAGAGTTTACAGAAAGCATGGAGGTTTCAATCGGAGATTATATTCTTTCCGGAGGAGAAATTGCTTCCATTGTGCTAATTGAAACAGTTTGCAGATATTATTCAGGTTTTATGGGAAATACAGAATCATTGACAGAGGAAAGCTATTCAGCCGATTTGTGCGACAAAAAAGGAAAGCAGCTGCTTGAATATCCGCAATTTACTAAACCTAGAAATTTTAGGAATTTAGAAGTTCCGGAAGTGCTGCTAAGCGGCAATCATAAGCATATAAACGAATGGAGATTAAAAAACGCTATAGCAAAAACAGTGAAAAATAGACCCGAATTTTTATCAAATTAA
- the rplS gene encoding 50S ribosomal protein L19 — protein sequence MNIVDKIEQESLKSDIPEFKAGDTLRIHQKIKEGDKQRIQIFEGVVIAKRGSNIRFSFTVRKNSYGVGVEKTFLAHSPLIEKIEFVYSGKVRRAKLYYLRDKTGKDAKIERRDLFNTKGKADKAKKADAAAQI from the coding sequence ATGAATATCGTGGACAAAATTGAGCAGGAATCTTTAAAATCTGATATTCCTGAATTTAAAGCAGGCGATACACTTAGAATACATCAGAAAATTAAAGAAGGCGACAAACAGAGGATACAGATTTTTGAAGGAGTAGTTATTGCAAAGAGAGGCTCCAATATAAGATTTTCATTTACCGTCAGAAAAAATTCATACGGTGTGGGCGTTGAAAAGACATTTCTTGCCCATTCCCCGCTGATTGAAAAAATAGAGTTTGTTTATAGCGGCAAAGTCAGAAGAGCAAAACTTTATTATTTAAGAGATAAAACAGGCAAAGATGCTAAGATAGAGCGCAGGGATTTGTTTAACACTAAAGGCAAAGCTGACAAGGCTAAAAAAGCAGATGCGGCAGCGCAGATTTAA
- a CDS encoding acylphosphatase, with translation MSEKSYRVIIKGIVQGVNFRNFTKIEADRIGVRGYVQNTHDGHVEAFFEGEEERIKELISMVHVGPAHAKVKEVKLYEQDSLSNFKDFRVIR, from the coding sequence ATGAGTGAAAAATCTTACAGGGTTATTATTAAAGGCATAGTTCAGGGTGTTAATTTCAGAAACTTCACTAAAATAGAAGCCGACAGAATAGGCGTGAGAGGTTATGTTCAAAATACCCATGACGGACATGTAGAGGCTTTTTTTGAGGGAGAAGAAGAAAGAATTAAAGAACTTATATCAATGGTTCATGTCGGACCTGCCCATGCCAAAGTAAAAGAAGTAAAACTGTATGAGCAGGATTCTCTTTCAAATTTTAAGGACTTTAGAGTAATAAGATAA
- a CDS encoding thioredoxin-dependent thiol peroxidase, with amino-acid sequence MLKEGDKAFDFKLSGIDNSGNEKIFSLKDLLDKDLILYFYPKDNTPGCTTEACDFRDNFNALLSKGYNVVGVSPDSVASHIKFKEKQNLIFSLLSDPDKKIAEVYDAYGEKKLYGKITKGIIRSTYLISKDGTVKKIWHNVKAKGHVAAVLSFLSAS; translated from the coding sequence ATGTTAAAAGAAGGGGATAAAGCATTCGATTTTAAATTGTCCGGCATTGATAATAGCGGGAATGAAAAAATATTTTCATTAAAAGATTTGTTGGATAAAGATTTAATATTATATTTTTATCCAAAGGACAATACGCCCGGGTGTACTACGGAGGCATGCGATTTCAGGGATAATTTTAATGCTCTGCTGTCAAAAGGCTACAATGTTGTGGGGGTAAGTCCGGATAGCGTCGCTTCTCATATAAAATTTAAAGAAAAACAAAATTTGATTTTTTCGCTATTAAGCGACCCTGATAAAAAAATAGCCGAAGTATATGACGCATACGGCGAAAAAAAATTATACGGAAAAATCACCAAAGGCATTATAAGGTCTACATATTTAATATCAAAAGACGGCACGGTTAAAAAAATATGGCATAACGTAAAAGCTAAAGGCCACGTTGCGGCAGTTCTGTCTTTTCTATCCGCATCTTAA
- a CDS encoding hydrogenase 4 subunit B: protein MNGISILFLFLLLIPIIISFNPRLSLIFSSAIYLLLSVFLLFSLLFGFTKLSLMFPFSVQLNDLFGLSNASNSDHITYLTSIPYLNFSYLFDSLSLLFGFLIAFLGFIASLYSVNYLYEEHYKNKSLFVILFNGFIISMLFVVFSANGLSFLIFWEIMSILSFFLVLFEYEKEESKKAANLYIIMTHIGTFFIFLLFLYMFTKTGSFSFEAWKRLGISGSLSAAGMLTIFILTMLGFGMKAGIFPLHVWLPKAHPEAPSGVSALMSGIMIKTAIYMMIRFYFEFMQSYGWGFGFTVLLIGALTLIYGVLNAGIQDNIKRLLAYSSMENIGIMLMALGLAMIFYSQNMFLLCAFALMALLFHIMNHALFKGLLFLGSGAIASQAHTKDMNKLGGLIKKMPKTSFIFLIGVLSAATLPPFNGFVSEWMIYQSLLMASSVNVEIIRIFTPIFASVMALAGGLAALAFVKAYGISFLGRARSQRANNAKEPPFLMLVSMSILAFLCFLLGIFSFIGLLPINKAVEEITNVSIYKNIAISYGSIVTLPKYSLGVISPVGLLLAGIVFISAIYLFIKIFGNMKTKVFETFACGLENKDAYNISDAQISQNICNAGDNNNNNDDINVYAKRNNSQYSSTGFSQPLRRIFSGLYNIKEHLINEEYKRKYFFPIKNYVFKAGDLFEYFYNSFAEKFLDKISKLRARIQGGVVQTYIAYIVGTLIILLIWFSWFHHAL, encoded by the coding sequence TTGAACGGCATATCTATTTTATTCTTGTTCCTTCTGCTAATACCTATTATTATTTCATTTAATCCAAGACTATCTTTAATATTCAGTTCCGCAATATACCTGCTTCTTTCAGTTTTTTTGCTGTTTTCGCTATTATTCGGTTTTACAAAATTATCGCTGATGTTTCCGTTTTCGGTTCAACTGAATGATTTGTTCGGATTGAGTAATGCGTCTAATTCCGACCATATCACTTATCTAACCTCTATACCTTATCTTAATTTTTCATATCTATTTGACAGCCTGTCGCTGCTTTTCGGTTTTTTAATAGCATTTTTAGGTTTCATCGCTTCGCTGTATTCAGTTAATTATTTATATGAAGAACATTATAAAAATAAATCATTGTTTGTAATATTATTTAACGGGTTTATTATTTCAATGCTTTTTGTGGTGTTCAGCGCTAACGGTCTTTCATTTCTTATATTCTGGGAAATTATGTCAATCCTTTCATTTTTTCTTGTCCTGTTTGAATATGAGAAAGAAGAAAGCAAAAAAGCGGCAAATCTTTACATAATAATGACCCATATCGGCACATTTTTCATTTTTCTGCTATTTCTTTATATGTTCACGAAAACCGGCAGTTTCTCTTTTGAAGCTTGGAAGCGTTTAGGTATAAGCGGCAGTCTGAGCGCCGCAGGCATGCTGACGATATTTATTCTTACTATGCTTGGTTTTGGTATGAAAGCGGGTATCTTTCCCCTTCATGTATGGCTTCCGAAAGCTCATCCAGAAGCGCCGTCCGGCGTATCGGCGCTGATGTCCGGTATTATGATAAAAACTGCAATTTATATGATGATAAGATTTTATTTTGAATTTATGCAGTCGTACGGGTGGGGATTTGGCTTTACCGTTCTTTTAATAGGAGCACTGACACTGATTTACGGGGTTCTGAACGCCGGAATTCAGGATAATATAAAACGGCTTCTTGCATATTCTTCAATGGAAAATATTGGAATAATGCTTATGGCATTGGGTTTAGCCATGATATTTTATTCTCAGAATATGTTTCTTCTGTGCGCGTTTGCGCTCATGGCTCTTTTATTTCATATTATGAATCACGCCTTGTTTAAAGGACTTTTATTTCTGGGTTCCGGCGCTATTGCTTCGCAGGCTCATACAAAAGACATGAATAAATTAGGCGGGCTGATTAAAAAAATGCCCAAAACATCATTTATTTTTCTTATAGGTGTTTTATCGGCGGCAACGCTTCCTCCGTTTAACGGTTTTGTCAGCGAATGGATGATTTATCAGTCTTTACTCATGGCAAGCAGCGTCAACGTTGAAATTATCAGGATATTTACCCCTATATTTGCTTCGGTTATGGCATTAGCCGGCGGGCTTGCGGCACTTGCGTTTGTCAAGGCATACGGTATATCTTTTCTTGGAAGAGCAAGGTCGCAGAGAGCAAATAACGCAAAAGAGCCCCCATTTTTAATGCTTGTGTCAATGAGCATTCTTGCATTCTTATGTTTTCTGCTGGGCATATTTTCATTTATAGGACTTTTGCCTATAAACAAAGCAGTTGAGGAAATTACCAATGTATCTATTTATAAAAATATTGCAATATCTTACGGTTCAATAGTTACCCTTCCAAAGTACAGTCTGGGGGTTATTTCTCCAGTCGGGCTTCTGCTCGCAGGAATAGTTTTTATAAGCGCAATTTATCTGTTTATAAAAATATTCGGGAATATGAAGACTAAAGTTTTTGAAACATTTGCATGCGGTCTTGAGAATAAAGACGCTTATAATATTTCCGATGCTCAAATCAGTCAAAATATTTGTAATGCCGGCGATAATAATAACAATAATGATGATATAAATGTATATGCTAAAAGAAATAATTCTCAATATAGTTCAACCGGTTTTTCTCAACCTCTTAGAAGAATTTTTTCAGGACTTTATAATATTAAAGAACATTTAATAAATGAAGAATATAAAAGAAAATATTTTTTTCCGATTAAAAATTACGTATTTAAAGCGGGCGATCTGTTTGAATATTTTTATAATTCGTTTGCCGAAAAATTTTTGGATAAGATTTCAAAATTGAGAGCACGCATTCAGGGCGGTGTAGTTCAAACTTATATAGCCTATATAGTAGGCACACTGATAATTTTATTAATATGGTTCAGCTGGTTTCATCACGCATTGTGA
- a CDS encoding formate hydrogenlyase subunit 4 produces the protein MLNNDLLNFNAVLIGIAQILILILIAPFVNSYINKIKSILRGQQGRPLFQGYKDIFKLIRKEVVLSEDASYISRFAPYIVFVSILVSACFLPVFSSDALLSFTGDIIALVYTIGLGTFFMALYGMDQASSFGGLGSSRDILIASLAEPTLMLVIFTFALQTRTTNISQIFIDIHKNGFLNYPVSYVLALMAFLIISIAENGRIPVDNPDTHLELTMVHEAMILEGSGRHLALFEYSSYLKLIIFITLASNIFLPIGVYGGIPHSLSSFSFLTILYAILFYILKVLIFATPIAFIEISMAKLRFFRVPDFLMLGFVLSIISLVLYSI, from the coding sequence ATGTTAAATAATGATTTATTAAATTTTAATGCTGTTTTAATAGGAATTGCACAAATTCTGATTCTTATTTTAATAGCGCCGTTTGTAAACTCTTATATAAATAAAATAAAAAGTATTTTAAGAGGGCAGCAGGGAAGACCTTTATTTCAAGGGTATAAAGATATCTTTAAACTTATACGCAAAGAAGTCGTCCTTTCGGAAGATGCGTCATACATTTCAAGATTCGCGCCGTATATAGTTTTTGTTTCTATTTTGGTTTCCGCCTGTTTTTTGCCGGTATTCAGTTCTGATGCGCTTCTGTCGTTTACCGGAGATATTATAGCGTTGGTTTATACCATAGGACTCGGCACTTTTTTTATGGCATTATACGGTATGGACCAGGCTTCAAGTTTTGGAGGTCTTGGTTCCAGCAGGGACATTCTGATAGCTTCTCTGGCTGAGCCGACTTTGATGCTGGTTATCTTTACTTTTGCGCTGCAGACAAGAACTACCAATATAAGCCAGATTTTTATAGATATACATAAAAACGGTTTTTTAAATTATCCTGTTTCATATGTTTTAGCATTGATGGCATTTTTAATAATTTCTATTGCCGAAAACGGAAGAATACCCGTTGACAATCCAGATACCCATCTGGAACTTACCATGGTTCACGAAGCTATGATACTTGAAGGTTCAGGAAGGCATCTTGCTTTGTTTGAATATTCGTCTTATTTAAAATTAATAATATTCATAACGCTCGCTTCTAATATATTTCTTCCTATAGGGGTGTACGGCGGCATCCCGCATTCGCTATCGTCATTTTCGTTTTTGACAATATTATATGCAATTTTATTTTATATTCTAAAAGTGTTAATTTTTGCAACGCCAATAGCTTTTATTGAGATATCGATGGCGAAATTGAGGTTTTTCAGGGTGCCTGATTTTTTGATGCTGGGATTTGTTCTGTCTATAATTTCATTAGTTTTGTATTCTATTTAA